A portion of the Ostreibacterium oceani genome contains these proteins:
- a CDS encoding flavin prenyltransferase UbiX yields MTAPNSDSTEKVADATLTESKKSTKMPVAVAITGASGGKYALRLLAQLLHAGEQVYLMISQAGLMVLAMEEGLKLSNRPKEIQKRLIDYFQCEPNQLQVFGEQDWLAPPASGSAKLKGMVIIPCTTGTLGAIAAGVSNCLINRSADVCLKEKKPLIIVVRETPFSSIHLENMLRLSQAGATIMPANPGFYHHPETIMDIIDFMVARVLDHLGVPQQLLEEWGK; encoded by the coding sequence ATGACAGCGCCTAATTCTGATAGTACTGAGAAAGTAGCCGATGCAACGTTAACGGAATCAAAAAAATCAACCAAGATGCCTGTCGCGGTAGCGATAACAGGCGCTTCGGGCGGCAAATATGCACTGCGTTTGTTAGCGCAATTATTGCATGCTGGCGAGCAGGTTTATCTTATGATTTCACAAGCGGGTCTGATGGTGCTTGCGATGGAGGAGGGGCTTAAACTCAGCAATCGTCCAAAGGAAATTCAAAAACGATTAATCGATTATTTTCAGTGTGAGCCCAATCAATTACAGGTTTTTGGTGAGCAAGATTGGTTAGCGCCGCCTGCCTCAGGTTCGGCAAAACTTAAAGGCATGGTCATTATTCCTTGTACCACAGGCACGCTAGGCGCGATCGCGGCAGGCGTTAGTAATTGCTTGATTAACCGAAGTGCAGACGTTTGTCTCAAAGAAAAAAAACCGCTCATTATTGTCGTGCGAGAAACGCCATTCTCATCGATTCATTTAGAAAATATGCTAAGGTTAAGCCAAGCAGGTGCGACTATTATGCCTGCCAATCCTGGGTTTTACCATCACCCCGAAACGATAATGGATATTATTGATTTTATGGTGGCGCGGGTTTTGGATCACCTCGGTGTGCCCCAGCAGCTCCTTGAAGAATGGGGGAAGTAA
- a CDS encoding heme biosynthesis HemY N-terminal domain-containing protein, which produces MRYAVILILSMVALVWLGTMLHDYQGYVTVTLPQGRYEMQLWYFALAVLVTVLAITLIVKVLALLIHLPRTLQRFSKNHKKLKANNLLQKGMQAMGKGHWRQAEKYLAKGAKVATASAQDPTLFWTNAAEAAQNQGADERRNQYLLAARQLAAEGIDTLSAALVEAELHLKQNHPQKAIDVLLTHHHSHYLNPKLISLEIKAYTQLGDYENTWLRLSHLKKHLPNKASYTDKQTEIATALFHSHETPLTAIEKAWHDLPKAVKQQDSMLLNYASALIHHGETDKAEKLLENAIKAEFPDPLIHAYTQIDNGSSRQKLKKIEKWLKYHPKNAYLNYGAAKFAFASDELEAAKVYAEQSLTEIALPEVLTLLGDIYDKLGETSHALSAYKNAARMTYGNEAKKSVSGVLLTGATNYLSDSSNSPNSPNSLNHDTGSDAGHDRGHVQGGNEDTAENPAENTDIDNIGDTNDKLAPKKTTF; this is translated from the coding sequence ATGCGTTATGCAGTTATTTTAATCCTCTCTATGGTCGCGTTAGTATGGTTAGGTACGATGCTACACGACTACCAAGGCTATGTGACGGTCACACTACCTCAAGGTCGATACGAGATGCAATTATGGTACTTTGCGTTGGCTGTTTTGGTGACGGTGCTTGCCATTACACTGATTGTCAAAGTCCTCGCCCTGTTAATTCACTTGCCTCGAACCTTGCAACGATTTTCCAAAAATCACAAAAAACTCAAAGCCAATAACCTATTGCAAAAAGGCATGCAAGCCATGGGCAAAGGGCATTGGCGCCAAGCAGAAAAATACTTAGCCAAAGGCGCTAAAGTCGCTACCGCTTCAGCTCAGGATCCCACGCTATTTTGGACCAATGCCGCCGAAGCCGCACAAAACCAAGGCGCAGACGAACGCCGCAACCAATACCTTTTAGCGGCACGACAGTTAGCGGCTGAGGGCATTGATACGCTATCGGCAGCCCTAGTCGAAGCAGAATTACACCTCAAACAAAACCATCCCCAAAAAGCCATCGACGTCCTATTGACACATCATCATAGTCATTACTTAAATCCTAAATTAATCAGCCTAGAGATAAAAGCCTACACCCAGCTTGGTGACTATGAAAATACTTGGCTGCGGCTTAGCCACCTCAAAAAACATTTGCCCAACAAAGCCTCGTACACTGACAAACAAACCGAAATCGCAACCGCTTTGTTTCATTCGCATGAGACACCCTTGACTGCAATTGAAAAAGCGTGGCACGATTTGCCTAAGGCAGTCAAACAACAAGACAGTATGTTATTAAATTATGCCAGTGCATTGATACACCACGGAGAGACCGACAAAGCCGAAAAACTCCTCGAAAATGCCATTAAAGCCGAATTTCCAGACCCACTAATCCACGCCTATACGCAAATCGACAATGGCTCGAGTCGGCAAAAGCTAAAAAAAATAGAAAAATGGTTAAAGTATCACCCAAAAAATGCTTATCTCAACTATGGTGCGGCTAAATTTGCCTTTGCAAGCGATGAGTTAGAAGCCGCCAAAGTCTATGCCGAACAATCACTCACTGAAATTGCCTTGCCCGAAGTCCTCACACTATTGGGTGATATTTACGACAAACTGGGTGAGACAAGCCATGCGCTAAGCGCTTATAAAAATGCGGCCCGCATGACCTATGGTAACGAGGCCAAAAAATCCGTCTCGGGCGTTTTACTCACAGGCGCAACCAACTATTTATCCGATTCATCAAATTCACCGAATTCACCGAATTCGCTCAATCATGATACAGGGTCTGATGCAGGGCATGATAGAGGCCATGTTCAAGGCGGCAATGAAGATACTGCCGAAAACCCCGCTGAAAACACAGATATTGATAATATAGGCGATACCAACGACAAGTTAGCACCAAAAAAAACAACCTTTTAA
- the mpl gene encoding UDP-N-acetylmuramate:L-alanyl-gamma-D-glutamyl-meso-diaminopimelate ligase: protein MMRQPFKRCWQIVNIPINPVTLSLTMHIHFVGICGTFMAGLARIAHALGHEVSGSDAAFYPPMSHQLAEMGVTTYHGYDKDIWAAVQPDLVVVGNVCKRGMPLIESMLMHGLPYTSGAAWLGEQVLKQRHVFALAGTHGKTTTTAMLIHILYQQGIAAGYLVGGVMQGFDHSAALGESDYFVIEADEYDTAYFDKRPKFVHYAPDTLVIGNVEFDHADIYDDLQQIQRQFHYAVRLVPPQGTVIFGTGDTVDAVRAKGVWSAQIQVGETVLRQGNQLLHPDGSLLATLPDNLIGEHNYSNALHAALAAQSAGVSMTDSMAALASFKGVKRRLEALACINGITIYDDFAHHPTAIAMTLAALKKQAPNKRVISVFEPRSNTMQMGVHRDSLPAAFVDSDKTFIYRDASISWDILGGADKATHPAINSDVWATAPLIYDNIAQLLADLIDTLRPDDTVVIMSNGHFFGLHEQLISTLRDTYDSA, encoded by the coding sequence ATGATGCGGCAACCATTCAAGCGTTGTTGGCAAATCGTCAACATCCCAATTAATCCAGTTACCTTATCGTTGACTATGCACATTCATTTTGTCGGTATTTGTGGAACATTTATGGCAGGGCTTGCGAGGATAGCGCATGCACTTGGGCATGAAGTCAGCGGCTCGGATGCGGCATTTTATCCGCCCATGTCTCACCAGTTGGCTGAAATGGGTGTGACCACTTATCACGGCTATGATAAAGATATTTGGGCAGCAGTACAGCCTGACTTGGTAGTCGTTGGCAATGTGTGTAAACGCGGTATGCCATTGATTGAATCCATGCTAATGCACGGATTGCCTTATACCTCTGGGGCGGCATGGTTGGGCGAACAAGTGCTAAAACAGCGCCATGTCTTTGCACTGGCAGGAACGCACGGTAAAACCACGACCACGGCGATGCTGATTCATATCCTATACCAACAAGGCATTGCGGCAGGCTATCTTGTTGGCGGTGTGATGCAGGGCTTTGATCATTCAGCTGCACTCGGAGAGTCGGACTATTTTGTCATTGAAGCGGATGAATATGATACCGCTTACTTTGATAAACGCCCCAAATTTGTACACTATGCCCCCGATACGTTAGTCATCGGTAATGTAGAGTTTGATCATGCTGATATTTATGATGATTTACAGCAAATCCAGCGACAATTTCATTATGCGGTTAGACTGGTTCCGCCACAGGGAACTGTGATTTTTGGCACAGGGGATACCGTTGATGCGGTTAGGGCAAAAGGGGTTTGGTCAGCGCAAATCCAAGTTGGCGAGACGGTATTGCGGCAAGGCAATCAGCTATTGCATCCAGATGGTTCACTGCTTGCGACACTGCCTGATAACTTGATTGGCGAGCACAATTACAGCAATGCACTACACGCTGCTTTGGCGGCTCAGTCTGCTGGTGTGAGTATGACTGATTCCATGGCGGCCTTGGCGAGTTTTAAAGGGGTTAAGCGCCGCTTAGAAGCGCTCGCCTGCATTAATGGCATTACGATTTACGACGATTTTGCGCATCATCCGACTGCCATTGCGATGACGCTGGCGGCGCTAAAAAAACAAGCACCCAATAAGCGTGTCATTAGTGTGTTTGAGCCACGCTCTAATACGATGCAGATGGGGGTCCATCGCGACAGTTTGCCAGCGGCGTTTGTTGATTCAGATAAGACGTTTATTTATCGCGATGCAAGCATCAGCTGGGATATCCTTGGAGGTGCGGATAAAGCAACTCATCCAGCAATAAATTCAGACGTTTGGGCAACGGCGCCGTTGATTTACGACAACATAGCGCAATTGCTTGCTGACTTAATCGATACATTACGACCCGATGATACGGTCGTTATTATGAGTAATGGTCATTTTTTTGGACTGCATGAGCAATTAATATCTACCTTGAGAGACACCTATGACAGCGCCTAA
- a CDS encoding uroporphyrinogen-III C-methyltransferase, with protein MSNHKNKTGKADDKTTQQSKKPTVDDEKNLTEKSTPASDAATDSATNSATDSATDSATDSSTKTSSQANDKTASAQQTASKKPTINDKATTGDKATMSDKASATTHAPSKAPSPPPKKSPLTGLALAVGLGGAGLAGYNFLTLQNNTADDSIATMTQQVTQQIATLDERVNAIDSNLSDNLAQQLNEFAAEQQNLQAQADRFTTRLSEVEQHQNGLQKLIDSGQIGSAESSAESTEQSNQAAQEALNAITQKIQALELVQQGMADQLTMLDGANNTSTTQTADNTDQLAIQEIHYLLRLADTQLTIDGNVANAIALLSKASEQLNQSSIPSKSILQQAFRSKIIQLQGVTTDDKSALKTNIEQLATYIPELIGQSKSNDTPNETLNEIPNDSPNNTDNTAEAHDKANNKANDKPLLNRVTDVIVSGVKYTPNDPNAIDISAETILIEKRLLLMDLHTAKFAVLSQNTLLLQESIQAIKQRLTTVFADNEAQATMLSMIQSIESSQLETVLPDINPLIMQFQQATS; from the coding sequence ATGAGCAACCATAAAAATAAAACCGGCAAAGCCGATGATAAAACAACCCAACAATCAAAAAAACCAACCGTAGATGACGAAAAAAATCTAACCGAAAAATCAACCCCTGCTTCTGACGCAGCAACTGATTCAGCAACTAATTCAGCAACTGATTCAGCGACTGATTCAGCAACTGACTCGAGCACTAAAACAAGCAGTCAAGCCAACGACAAAACAGCGTCTGCTCAGCAAACCGCATCCAAAAAACCCACCATAAACGACAAGGCAACCACGGGTGACAAGGCAACCATGAGTGACAAGGCAAGCGCAACGACTCATGCGCCATCAAAAGCCCCTTCACCCCCGCCGAAAAAATCACCGCTAACAGGCCTTGCATTGGCGGTTGGCTTAGGTGGCGCTGGTCTCGCTGGGTATAATTTTTTGACGCTACAAAACAACACAGCTGACGATTCCATCGCAACAATGACACAACAAGTCACGCAACAGATAGCAACCCTCGATGAAAGAGTCAACGCAATCGATAGCAATTTATCCGACAACCTTGCACAGCAACTCAATGAGTTTGCCGCTGAACAACAAAACTTGCAAGCACAAGCCGACCGATTTACCACCCGACTCAGCGAAGTCGAGCAACACCAAAATGGCCTACAAAAACTCATTGATAGTGGCCAAATTGGCAGTGCAGAAAGTAGTGCAGAAAGTACCGAACAAAGCAACCAAGCAGCCCAAGAAGCACTCAACGCCATCACGCAAAAAATCCAAGCATTAGAGCTCGTGCAACAGGGCATGGCGGACCAGCTAACCATGCTTGATGGCGCAAATAATACGAGTACTACGCAAACAGCCGACAACACAGACCAACTCGCCATACAAGAAATCCATTATTTACTGCGATTGGCTGATACGCAACTCACAATTGATGGCAATGTAGCGAACGCGATTGCCTTATTATCCAAAGCCAGCGAGCAGCTAAACCAATCAAGCATTCCATCAAAATCCATCCTTCAGCAAGCCTTTCGCAGCAAAATCATTCAATTACAAGGCGTTACCACGGATGATAAGTCGGCACTCAAAACAAACATCGAGCAGTTAGCCACCTACATCCCCGAACTCATTGGCCAAAGTAAAAGCAACGACACGCCTAATGAAACGCTTAATGAAATACCTAATGACTCACCCAATAATACTGACAATACAGCGGAAGCGCATGACAAAGCGAATAACAAAGCGAATGACAAGCCACTACTAAACAGGGTTACCGATGTGATTGTCAGCGGGGTGAAATATACGCCAAATGACCCCAACGCCATTGACATTAGTGCAGAGACGATACTGATTGAAAAACGGCTGCTATTGATGGATTTACATACCGCCAAATTTGCGGTATTGTCACAGAACACCCTGCTGCTACAAGAAAGTATTCAAGCAATCAAACAGCGTTTAACAACGGTATTTGCCGACAATGAGGCACAAGCAACGATGCTTTCAATGATTCAATCGATTGAATCATCCCAACTCGAAACGGTACTGCCTGATATCAATCCGCTCATTATGCAATTTCAACAAGCCACGTCATAG
- a CDS encoding uroporphyrinogen-III synthase, producing MTTKPTASLNVWSPRPSAKVAHKLSDTVTLYGLPAILIKPIPLSQAALQRINESDTLIFTSQYAATHGLSQIKQTDIELLLGQKTVIAIGEATRQALVRHGISVTLTAPSPFSSESLIDALKKHPKTTHTMPHTMHTIAVIGGENGRRYLQDALQSEKKTVTKVVCYKRQKNPLSTEVMVEFIEKYGINAMLVTSCDIADAAVAHLHATGEYSYQDWPTFVLSERIATHLTALGFNHIITATNASQQALNETILVWWKHRISE from the coding sequence ATGACCACTAAGCCCACAGCATCACTCAATGTTTGGTCACCGAGACCCAGCGCAAAAGTGGCGCACAAGCTATCTGATACGGTGACCCTGTATGGCTTGCCTGCCATTCTCATCAAACCAATTCCCTTGTCTCAGGCGGCATTACAAAGGATTAACGAAAGTGACACCCTGATTTTTACCAGCCAATACGCCGCGACGCATGGGCTTTCGCAGATCAAGCAAACTGATATTGAATTATTATTGGGGCAAAAAACCGTGATTGCGATTGGTGAAGCCACTCGCCAAGCATTAGTCCGCCACGGCATCTCTGTCACACTCACGGCGCCAAGCCCTTTCTCTAGTGAATCGCTCATTGATGCGCTTAAAAAACATCCTAAAACAACCCATACAATGCCCCATACAATGCATACTATTGCCGTGATTGGCGGTGAGAATGGCAGGCGTTATTTACAAGACGCGCTGCAATCCGAAAAAAAAACCGTCACCAAAGTAGTCTGCTATAAACGCCAGAAAAATCCCTTATCGACCGAAGTTATGGTAGAATTCATAGAAAAGTATGGCATTAATGCCATGCTCGTTACCAGCTGTGATATTGCTGATGCCGCAGTTGCGCATTTACACGCGACTGGCGAATACAGCTACCAAGACTGGCCGACTTTTGTGCTGAGCGAACGTATTGCAACGCATTTAACTGCACTTGGTTTTAACCATATCATCACAGCTACTAATGCCAGTCAACAGGCATTAAACGAGACAATTTTAGTTTGGTGGAAACATAGGATAAGCGAATGA
- a CDS encoding AI-2E family transporter, with protein MNQIFDPIKRLLLNQQFTAMLIFIIAIALIVIYAGKILTPFLAALVIAYLLEGIISWFTKKRIPRIIVVNIVFLTFISFVIGIMLWAFPEIGRQAKQIGSNIPLYIEAGQDIILKLPERYPDLISTEQASTAVRHINREVTTFAQTALSGGVIKPLFWTVTVIIYLILVPVMVYFMLKDKRTIFSYCKRYLSVSNPLLKSVWHDVDKQIGNYIRGKFIEILIVWFVSFITFTLFELQYAMLLSFIVGISVLIPYIGATIVTLPIAIVAFVQWGIGSQFYLLMGVYLVIQILDGNVLAPLIFSEAVNIHPVAIIVAILVFGGIWGFWGIFFAIPLATVIKAVIDAWHSGLEELEITSTDT; from the coding sequence ATGAATCAAATTTTTGACCCAATAAAACGGTTGTTACTTAATCAACAATTCACTGCCATGTTGATTTTTATTATTGCCATTGCATTGATTGTTATTTATGCAGGGAAAATACTCACCCCGTTTTTAGCCGCGCTTGTTATCGCTTATCTACTCGAAGGCATTATTTCTTGGTTTACCAAAAAACGAATACCACGAATCATTGTCGTCAATATTGTTTTTTTAACCTTTATTAGTTTTGTCATTGGTATCATGTTATGGGCTTTCCCCGAGATTGGTCGTCAAGCCAAACAAATTGGCAGCAATATTCCGCTGTATATCGAGGCAGGACAAGACATCATCCTAAAGCTACCCGAAAGATACCCTGATTTAATCAGCACCGAGCAAGCCAGCACCGCCGTTAGGCACATTAATCGTGAAGTCACGACTTTTGCTCAGACAGCGCTGTCTGGCGGCGTTATCAAACCGCTATTTTGGACAGTAACCGTTATCATTTATCTGATTTTAGTCCCTGTTATGGTTTATTTTATGCTCAAAGACAAACGCACTATTTTCAGCTATTGCAAACGTTACCTATCGGTTAGCAATCCATTACTCAAGTCAGTATGGCACGACGTTGATAAACAGATTGGCAATTACATCCGCGGCAAGTTTATTGAGATTTTAATCGTGTGGTTTGTCAGTTTTATCACCTTTACTTTATTTGAATTGCAATACGCGATGTTACTGTCGTTTATTGTCGGTATTTCTGTGCTAATCCCTTATATCGGCGCAACCATCGTCACATTACCGATTGCTATCGTTGCTTTTGTGCAATGGGGAATTGGTAGCCAGTTTTATTTATTGATGGGCGTTTATCTCGTCATTCAAATCCTCGATGGCAATGTACTCGCGCCGTTAATCTTTTCAGAAGCCGTCAATATTCACCCCGTGGCTATTATCGTGGCTATTTTGGTCTTTGGGGGGATTTGGGGATTTTGGGGGATATTTTTTGCCATTCCACTGGCAACCGTTATCAAAGCCGTGATTGATGCTTGGCACTCAGGCTTAGAAGAGCTGGAAATCACCAGTACCGATACGTAA
- a CDS encoding pseudouridine synthase: MPAIILLNKPYNCLSQFTDDSGRDNLSHYIKVTGFYPAGRLDYDSEGLLILTNNGRLQAQITDPAYAKPKTYLAQVEGEITKSALADLRQGVCLKDGITRPAKAVKCGPPKLWPRNPPIRYRQQIPTSWVKLTITEGRNRQVRRMLAHVGFPCLRLVRLSVGDWHLQDLQPGQSRKITYQASKR; the protein is encoded by the coding sequence GTGCCAGCAATCATTCTATTGAATAAACCGTATAATTGCTTGTCGCAGTTTACCGACGACTCAGGTCGAGATAATTTAAGCCATTACATTAAGGTGACGGGGTTTTATCCTGCAGGACGCTTAGATTATGACAGTGAAGGACTGCTCATTTTAACGAATAATGGGCGGCTCCAAGCACAAATCACCGATCCTGCTTACGCCAAGCCAAAAACCTATCTCGCGCAAGTTGAAGGAGAAATAACGAAATCGGCATTAGCTGATTTACGTCAGGGTGTTTGCTTAAAAGACGGCATCACACGCCCTGCAAAAGCCGTCAAATGTGGCCCGCCAAAACTATGGCCTAGAAATCCGCCGATTCGCTATCGTCAGCAGATTCCCACTTCGTGGGTAAAGCTTACCATTACCGAAGGGCGCAATCGCCAAGTTAGGCGCATGCTAGCACATGTGGGATTTCCTTGCTTGCGTTTGGTTCGACTGTCTGTTGGGGATTGGCATTTGCAGGATTTACAACCAGGGCAATCGCGAAAAATCACCTATCAAGCATCAAAACGCTAA